The Thermosynechococcus sp. genome has a segment encoding these proteins:
- the feoB gene encoding Fe(2+) transporter permease subunit FeoB yields the protein MTATIALIGNPNCGKTTIFNGLTGLNQRVGNWPGVTVERKQGYYRDQDLVVEVVDLPGVYALDAEESTGVDEQIARNFLLEGAYDLVVNILDATNLERNFYLTSQLLDRGVPLILVLNMIDRARANGIGIDTQVLSQRLGIPVLPVCAKQKPYFDQLRQAIRLALQDRPISTVRAPQPPIIEEAITALLTKGAKDRGEALAWLQYLESVPKDEVPELHQWRRRIHQTLEEDIDLVVADSRYCWIHHLMADVLAGGDRPTTTVSDCIDRIVLNRWLGIPIFLAVMYMVFLISINVGGAFIDFFDIGVGALAVGWPTQVLETLHAPGWLIGLLAEGVGGGIQTTATFIPQIGLLFIFLTLLEDSGYLARAAFVMDRLMRWMGLPGKSFLPMMVSFGCNIPGIMATRTLENRRDRLMTILMNPFMSCGARLPVYALFVAAFFPRNGQNIVFLLYLLGIVAAIFTGFVMKRTLFQGEIAPFVIELPPYHLPTLRGVFLRAWERLKAFLGRAGKMIVILVVILGLLNSVGTDGSFGKKDSTQSILSAFSRQITPIFSPMGIQPDNWPATVGLFTGVFAKEVMVGTMDALYTELARQESQEASTGDDAEPFSVWEQLRQAVLSVPENLRELGQQMLDPLGFQVLQGADNPEGAAEVQKVHYTTFGQMAQRFGTPTAAIAFLLFVLLYFPCVSATAAVYRETNLGWTIFVATWTTGLAYWVATAYYQIMTFTAHPVFSALWLVNLGVVMAIVIRALKYWGDRRPFSWPQEV from the coding sequence GAGCAAATTGCCCGTAATTTCTTGCTAGAGGGGGCGTATGACTTAGTCGTAAACATCCTCGATGCTACTAACCTGGAGCGTAATTTTTACCTGACGTCCCAGTTGCTAGACCGAGGGGTGCCGCTTATATTGGTGCTAAACATGATTGACAGAGCACGGGCTAATGGAATTGGCATTGATACCCAAGTGCTCAGCCAGCGTTTAGGCATTCCGGTTCTTCCTGTTTGCGCCAAACAAAAACCCTACTTTGATCAACTGCGGCAAGCAATTCGCCTAGCTCTTCAAGATCGGCCAATTTCCACTGTTAGGGCACCTCAACCGCCCATCATTGAAGAGGCGATTACTGCTTTGCTGACTAAAGGTGCCAAGGATCGAGGAGAAGCCTTGGCTTGGCTGCAATATCTAGAATCTGTTCCCAAGGACGAAGTACCCGAACTCCATCAATGGCGACGACGGATTCACCAAACCCTAGAAGAAGATATTGATCTTGTGGTTGCCGACAGTCGCTATTGCTGGATTCACCATCTAATGGCGGATGTGTTGGCAGGGGGCGATCGCCCGACAACAACGGTTTCGGATTGCATAGACCGAATTGTTCTCAACCGCTGGTTGGGGATTCCCATCTTCTTGGCCGTCATGTACATGGTGTTTTTAATTTCAATCAACGTTGGCGGTGCCTTCATTGACTTCTTTGATATTGGGGTGGGAGCATTGGCTGTGGGCTGGCCAACCCAAGTTCTAGAAACCCTCCATGCCCCTGGGTGGTTAATTGGTCTGCTGGCAGAGGGAGTGGGTGGTGGCATCCAAACCACAGCAACCTTTATTCCCCAGATTGGCCTACTTTTTATTTTTCTTACACTCCTTGAGGACAGCGGTTATTTGGCGCGGGCAGCCTTTGTCATGGATCGACTGATGCGCTGGATGGGTTTACCCGGCAAGTCCTTTCTACCAATGATGGTGTCCTTCGGCTGCAATATCCCCGGCATCATGGCTACTCGCACCCTTGAAAATCGGCGCGATCGCTTGATGACTATTCTCATGAATCCTTTTATGTCCTGCGGTGCCCGCTTACCGGTCTATGCTCTGTTTGTCGCCGCTTTCTTCCCCCGCAATGGTCAAAATATTGTATTTTTGCTCTACCTGTTGGGAATTGTAGCAGCAATCTTTACCGGGTTTGTGATGAAGCGCACCCTCTTTCAAGGGGAAATTGCACCTTTTGTGATAGAGTTACCCCCCTACCATTTGCCGACATTGAGGGGGGTATTCCTGCGAGCTTGGGAGCGGCTAAAAGCGTTTCTCGGCCGAGCCGGCAAGATGATTGTGATCCTTGTGGTCATTCTGGGGCTACTCAACTCTGTGGGCACCGATGGCAGTTTTGGCAAAAAGGATAGTACGCAGTCGATTTTAAGTGCCTTTAGTCGTCAAATTACGCCCATATTTTCACCTATGGGAATCCAGCCAGACAACTGGCCGGCTACTGTGGGACTCTTTACAGGTGTGTTTGCCAAGGAAGTTATGGTGGGGACAATGGATGCTCTCTATACAGAACTAGCCCGGCAGGAGTCTCAGGAGGCTAGCACTGGAGACGATGCGGAACCATTTTCAGTTTGGGAACAACTGAGGCAAGCAGTGCTGAGTGTTCCGGAAAATCTCAGGGAACTAGGGCAGCAGATGCTTGATCCTTTGGGGTTTCAGGTGTTGCAAGGGGCGGATAATCCTGAAGGAGCGGCTGAAGTGCAGAAGGTGCACTACACCACATTTGGTCAGATGGCACAGCGCTTTGGTACACCAACAGCAGCGATCGCCTTCCTCCTATTTGTCTTGCTCTACTTTCCCTGTGTGTCAGCCACTGCTGCAGTCTATCGAGAAACCAATCTGGGCTGGACAATCTTTGTAGCAACTTGGACAACGGGCTTGGCCTACTGGGTTGCCACGGCTTACTACCAGATCATGACCTTTACTGCTCATCCCGTGTTTTCCGCACTGTGGTTAGTCAACCTAGGTGTGGTGATGGCAATTGTGATCAGGGCCTTGAAGTACTGGGGCGATCGCCGGCCCTTTTCCTGGCCACAGGAGGTGTAA
- a CDS encoding efflux RND transporter periplasmic adaptor subunit, which yields MAAFIPFVGKASSPWRSLVIGVIAAGLVGGAGLFLWRSRQTPLDLDRYTVPVQDRRDLVARIAATGKVVPVQTVNISPKRAGLLAELYVEQGDRVKAGQIIARMDNRDEQAQLAQAQANLADAIARRDRIVAGNRTEEIAQAEAQVRAATTRAQLAAERLKRHEFLAAAGAIPRDTLDELKANRDSAIANLNEAQKRLQLLQRGSRSEDIRQAEAAVAAAQAQVQAARAALADTVIRAPFTGIITQKYANPGAFVTPTTTASATSSATSTSIVAIAEGLEILAEVPEVDIGQVLVGQPVEIRADAYPGETFQGRVRLVAPEAVVEQNVTFFQVRVSLVTGLEKLRSGMNVDLDFLGQKINKALLVPTVAIAVERGQTGVYVVGADKRPKFRPVTIGSSWQDQTQIISGVSVGERVFIDFPERLRPKQE from the coding sequence ATGGCAGCCTTTATTCCCTTCGTCGGCAAAGCTTCATCCCCATGGCGATCGCTGGTGATTGGGGTGATTGCCGCGGGCCTAGTGGGTGGTGCTGGACTATTTCTCTGGCGATCGCGCCAAACGCCCCTTGACCTAGATCGCTACACCGTCCCTGTTCAAGACAGGCGCGATTTAGTTGCTCGCATTGCGGCCACGGGCAAAGTCGTGCCTGTGCAAACTGTCAATATCAGTCCAAAGCGAGCGGGTCTGTTGGCAGAACTGTACGTTGAACAGGGGGATCGGGTGAAAGCGGGTCAAATCATTGCCCGTATGGACAACCGCGATGAACAAGCGCAACTCGCCCAAGCCCAAGCCAACCTAGCTGATGCCATTGCCCGTCGCGATCGCATCGTTGCTGGGAACCGGACTGAGGAAATTGCCCAAGCCGAAGCCCAAGTGCGAGCCGCCACCACTCGTGCTCAATTGGCAGCAGAACGCCTGAAACGCCATGAATTCTTAGCGGCGGCGGGGGCGATTCCCCGCGATACGTTGGATGAACTAAAAGCGAACCGCGATAGCGCGATCGCCAACCTCAATGAAGCCCAAAAGCGTCTGCAGCTCTTACAGCGTGGCTCCCGCAGTGAAGATATTCGTCAAGCAGAAGCAGCAGTGGCAGCTGCCCAAGCCCAAGTCCAAGCCGCCCGGGCTGCCCTCGCAGATACCGTGATTCGCGCTCCTTTTACGGGGATCATTACCCAAAAGTACGCCAATCCGGGAGCCTTTGTCACCCCCACCACTACCGCCTCGGCGACAAGCTCTGCCACTTCCACCTCCATTGTGGCGATCGCTGAGGGGTTAGAAATTCTTGCCGAAGTACCAGAAGTGGATATTGGTCAAGTGCTCGTGGGGCAACCCGTTGAAATCCGTGCCGATGCCTATCCAGGGGAAACCTTTCAAGGACGAGTGCGGCTAGTCGCTCCCGAGGCAGTGGTGGAGCAAAATGTCACCTTCTTTCAAGTGCGGGTTTCCTTGGTGACAGGGCTAGAAAAGCTGCGTTCTGGGATGAATGTGGACTTAGATTTTCTGGGGCAAAAAATTAACAAGGCTCTATTGGTACCCACAGTGGCTATTGCCGTTGAACGTGGCCAAACGGGTGTTTATGTGGTGGGTGCAGACAAACGACCAAAATTCCGCCCCGTCACCATTGGCAGTAGCTGGCAAGATCAAACCCAAATTATTAGTGGTGTCAGTGTCGGTGAGCGCGTCTTTATTGACTTTCCGGAGCGGCTACGTCCGAAACAGGAGTAG
- a CDS encoding FeoC-like transcriptional regulator, whose protein sequence is MLLELQDYLKKHQVVSIEELVNHFRSPPSVIEPIIEQLIAKGRVQKITPSHCSGCHQCSSQSLQLYEWRMNNVIFSNDQSPK, encoded by the coding sequence ATGCTTTTGGAATTGCAGGACTATCTTAAGAAGCACCAAGTGGTTTCCATTGAGGAGTTGGTGAACCATTTTCGATCGCCACCGAGTGTCATTGAGCCTATCATTGAGCAGCTCATAGCCAAAGGGCGAGTCCAAAAAATCACCCCTAGCCACTGCAGCGGTTGCCATCAGTGCAGCTCCCAGTCTCTTCAATTGTACGAGTGGAGAATGAACAATGTTATCTTCAGCAATGATCAATCGCCTAAATGA
- a CDS encoding leucyl aminopeptidase — protein MQLQTVTTAIPDWSGDLLAIAVFQTEGILTLTNPYTTLDQRLNGLLQELINEGEFQGKSGTSLLVRLLPNFPLKKLLLVGLGNREEFNLEALRRTGATIARTARRERAKTLGMALPHETLEAADAAQAVAEGVILALHSDVRFKTDPEARKLLPYPEVVTLLGLGEQTAALTRAQQICDGVILARELVNAPANEVTPVTLAETAQQLAATYGLRAKILERDECAALGMGAFLGVAQASDLPPKFIHLTYTPLGNVQKKIALIGKGLTFDSGGLNLKTQGGIETMKMDMGGAAAVLGTAKVIGQLKPAGIEVHFIIAATENMISGRALHPGDILTASNGKTIEVNNTDAEGRLTLADALVYAEKLGVDAIVDLATLTGACIVALGDNIAGLWSNNSELAQALQKASDRSGEKFWQMPLENKYFEAMKSQVADMKNTGPRSAGSITAALFLQQFVDHTPWAHLDIAGPVWTEKEDGYNNPCGTGYPVRTLVEWLCSLSA, from the coding sequence ATGCAACTGCAAACGGTTACTACCGCAATTCCCGACTGGTCGGGGGATCTACTGGCGATCGCCGTCTTTCAAACGGAAGGCATCCTCACCCTCACTAACCCCTACACGACCCTCGATCAACGCCTCAATGGCCTATTGCAGGAACTAATTAACGAAGGGGAATTTCAGGGCAAATCCGGTACCTCCCTCCTAGTGCGCCTATTACCCAACTTTCCCCTTAAAAAACTCCTTCTTGTTGGCCTTGGCAATCGCGAAGAATTTAACTTAGAAGCCCTCCGTCGCACTGGCGCCACCATTGCCCGCACCGCCCGCCGTGAACGCGCAAAAACCTTAGGCATGGCACTGCCCCATGAAACGTTAGAGGCGGCTGATGCCGCCCAAGCCGTTGCCGAAGGGGTTATCCTTGCCCTCCACAGTGATGTCCGCTTCAAGACTGACCCGGAAGCGCGCAAACTCTTACCCTATCCAGAAGTCGTGACCCTTTTAGGGCTAGGGGAACAAACTGCCGCCTTGACCCGGGCACAGCAGATTTGCGATGGCGTAATTCTGGCGCGGGAACTGGTGAATGCCCCTGCCAATGAAGTGACTCCCGTCACCCTTGCAGAAACTGCTCAGCAACTGGCAGCTACCTATGGCCTGAGAGCAAAAATTTTGGAGCGCGATGAATGTGCTGCCCTTGGCATGGGTGCCTTTTTGGGCGTGGCCCAAGCCTCTGATTTGCCGCCAAAATTTATTCACCTCACCTACACTCCCCTCGGAAACGTACAGAAGAAAATTGCCCTCATTGGCAAGGGCTTAACCTTTGATTCGGGCGGCCTCAACCTCAAAACCCAAGGGGGCATTGAAACCATGAAAATGGACATGGGGGGAGCCGCAGCTGTTTTGGGAACGGCCAAGGTCATCGGTCAACTCAAACCCGCTGGCATTGAAGTCCACTTTATTATTGCGGCCACGGAAAACATGATTAGTGGCCGTGCCCTGCATCCGGGGGATATTCTCACCGCCTCCAACGGTAAAACCATCGAGGTCAACAACACCGATGCTGAAGGCCGCCTCACCCTTGCTGATGCCCTTGTCTATGCCGAAAAACTGGGGGTAGATGCGATTGTGGATTTGGCCACCCTGACCGGTGCCTGTATTGTGGCTTTGGGGGACAACATTGCCGGGCTTTGGAGCAACAATTCAGAATTGGCGCAAGCCCTGCAAAAGGCCAGCGATCGCTCCGGAGAAAAATTCTGGCAAATGCCCCTGGAAAATAAATACTTTGAGGCCATGAAGTCCCAAGTGGCTGACATGAAAAACACGGGCCCGCGATCGGCAGGGTCAATTACTGCTGCCCTATTCCTTCAGCAATTTGTCGACCATACCCCTTGGGCGCACCTTGACATTGCTGGGCCAGTCTGGACGGAAAAAGAGGATGGCTACAACAATCCCTGTGGAACGGGCTACCCCGTGCGCACCTTGGTGGAGTGGCTATGCAGTCTCAGTGCCTAG
- the rpsL gene encoding 30S ribosomal protein S12, translated as MPTIQQLIRQERELLKRKTKSPALKGCPQRRGVCTRVYTTTPKKPNSALRKVARVRLTSGFEVTAYIPGIGHNLQEHSVVMIRGGRVKDLPGVRYHIIRGTLDTAGVKDRKQGRSKYGAKRPKPGEAAATGKKK; from the coding sequence ATGCCCACCATCCAGCAACTGATCCGCCAAGAGCGGGAACTGTTGAAAAGAAAAACAAAATCTCCTGCCCTCAAAGGCTGCCCTCAACGGCGTGGGGTATGCACACGGGTCTACACAACAACGCCCAAAAAGCCCAATTCGGCCCTGCGTAAAGTGGCACGGGTACGCCTGACCTCTGGCTTCGAGGTGACCGCTTACATTCCAGGAATTGGCCACAACTTACAAGAGCACTCGGTGGTAATGATTCGCGGCGGTCGTGTTAAAGATTTGCCCGGTGTGCGCTACCACATTATTCGTGGCACGCTGGATACCGCCGGTGTCAAAGATCGTAAGCAAGGTCGCTCCAAATATGGTGCCAAGCGTCCCAAACCCGGTGAGGCTGCTGCTACTGGTAAGAAAAAATAA
- the rpsG gene encoding 30S ribosomal protein S7, which translates to MSRRTRAQKRPTAPDPVYNNVLVNMLIQRVMRNGKKSLASRIVYDAMKTVQERTGEDALQVFERAVKNATPLVEVKARRVGGATYQVPMEVRPDRGISLALRWLVQFSRKRAGRSMSAKLANELMDAANETGSTIRKREETHKMAEANKAFAHYRY; encoded by the coding sequence ATGTCTCGTCGCACTCGCGCTCAAAAACGGCCTACCGCCCCTGATCCGGTTTATAATAACGTGCTGGTGAATATGTTGATCCAGCGGGTCATGCGCAATGGCAAAAAATCCCTTGCCAGCCGCATTGTCTATGATGCGATGAAAACCGTCCAAGAGCGCACTGGTGAGGACGCCCTACAAGTTTTTGAGCGTGCCGTGAAAAATGCAACGCCCCTAGTGGAAGTCAAAGCCCGTCGTGTGGGGGGTGCCACCTACCAAGTCCCGATGGAAGTTCGTCCCGATCGCGGGATTTCCTTGGCCTTGCGCTGGCTAGTGCAATTTTCCCGCAAACGAGCCGGTCGGTCAATGTCAGCTAAGCTGGCCAATGAATTGATGGATGCCGCCAACGAAACGGGGAGCACCATCCGTAAACGGGAAGAAACCCACAAAATGGCAGAAGCCAACAAGGCCTTTGCCCATTATCGCTACTAA
- the ftnA gene encoding non-heme ferritin: MLSSAMINRLNEQINLEMFSAYLYLQMSSWCAHKALEGCATFLGQHADEEMAHMRRLLTYMHETGALAILKDIAAPPHNFASLKEMFSQVYTHEQFVTRKINELVHLANSEPDYSTLQFLQWYVAEQHQEEFLFKSILDKIELIGTEGQGLFFIDQEIGKLASTRNSKTLPSIG, encoded by the coding sequence ATGTTATCTTCAGCAATGATCAATCGCCTAAATGAACAGATTAACCTTGAGATGTTCTCGGCCTACCTCTATTTGCAGATGAGCTCTTGGTGTGCTCACAAGGCCTTAGAAGGATGTGCTACTTTTCTTGGGCAACATGCCGATGAAGAAATGGCGCACATGCGGCGTCTCCTGACCTATATGCACGAGACCGGTGCCCTAGCAATTTTGAAGGATATAGCAGCTCCTCCCCACAACTTTGCTTCCCTTAAGGAAATGTTTAGCCAAGTCTATACACATGAACAGTTTGTCACTCGCAAAATCAACGAGTTAGTGCATTTAGCCAATAGCGAACCTGACTATTCAACACTGCAGTTTTTGCAGTGGTATGTTGCTGAACAACACCAAGAGGAATTTCTATTCAAAAGCATCCTTGATAAGATTGAACTCATTGGTACAGAAGGGCAAGGACTATTTTTTATTGACCAAGAAATTGGCAAACTGGCCTCAACCAGAAACAGCAAGACACTGCCCAGCATAGGCTAA
- a CDS encoding VOC family protein, giving the protein MAFHHVSIRTANIQRAIAFYECLGFTMEVRFTTGYTLACWLKGWQTRLELLQVPAPQPAADSFHDEHYVGYYHLAFDLSDHPDPLETWLNQLGDTLKAQSLPFELLLQPTQQVIGSSLYHVAFIRDCDGLPLEFLQCLGSC; this is encoded by the coding sequence ATGGCCTTCCACCATGTTTCAATTCGCACAGCCAATATTCAGCGGGCGATCGCCTTCTATGAATGCCTAGGCTTTACAATGGAGGTCCGCTTTACCACGGGCTATACCCTCGCCTGTTGGCTCAAGGGCTGGCAGACCCGCCTGGAGCTTCTGCAAGTCCCTGCGCCGCAGCCGGCTGCGGATTCCTTCCACGATGAGCACTACGTCGGCTACTACCATCTTGCCTTTGATCTCAGTGACCATCCTGACCCCCTTGAAACATGGCTCAATCAGCTGGGAGACACATTAAAGGCCCAGAGTTTACCCTTTGAGCTATTGCTGCAGCCAACTCAGCAAGTGATTGGTTCATCCCTTTATCACGTCGCCTTTATCCGAGACTGTGATGGCTTGCCCCTTGAATTTTTGCAGTGTCTGGGTTCCTGCTGA
- a CDS encoding valine--pyruvate transaminase: MNPALSQIGQQMSQLTGVRAIMKDIIETLRLNRGQDLINLSAGNPLILPEVEQLWRDCTHELMASPEFGQVVCRYGPSQGYEPLIAAVVDDFNRRYGLNLTERNVLVTPGSQAIYFFAANAFGGLSANGQLKKVVLPLSPEYTGYGGVSLTPDTVVAYRPRLEVFEADHTFKYRPDFQQLHINDTTGCVIFSRPSNPTGNVLTDLEVRQIADLAVPYGVPVLIDAAYGPPYPSLNFTELAPVFGGNIVHCLSLSKAGLPGERVGIAIGDREILSVLEAFQTNACIHASRYGQAIAALAIANGALAEVSVNVIRPFYQRKFAVLEETLRSALPNDIPWFLHRGEGAIFAWLWLRDLPMTDWELYQHLKRAGVIVVPGSSFFPGLTEPWRHKQECLRISLTASDEEIALGMQRLAATITQVYQESPNHSYSEMWA, from the coding sequence ATGAATCCTGCACTCTCCCAGATTGGTCAGCAAATGTCCCAACTGACGGGAGTTCGGGCAATCATGAAGGATATTATCGAGACGCTGCGCCTGAATCGCGGCCAAGACCTCATTAACCTGAGTGCAGGTAACCCCCTCATTCTCCCTGAGGTCGAGCAACTGTGGCGTGACTGTACCCACGAGCTGATGGCCAGCCCAGAGTTTGGCCAGGTGGTCTGCCGCTACGGCCCAAGCCAAGGGTATGAACCGCTCATTGCTGCTGTTGTCGATGATTTTAATCGCCGCTATGGTTTGAACCTGACGGAGCGCAACGTCCTTGTCACCCCCGGCAGTCAGGCCATCTACTTCTTCGCTGCCAATGCCTTTGGCGGCTTGAGCGCCAACGGTCAATTAAAGAAAGTCGTTCTCCCCTTGAGTCCCGAATACACGGGCTACGGTGGCGTCAGCCTTACCCCCGATACCGTTGTTGCCTATCGTCCGCGCCTTGAGGTGTTTGAAGCGGATCACACCTTTAAGTATCGTCCGGACTTTCAACAACTGCACATTAACGACACCACGGGCTGTGTCATCTTCTCCCGTCCCAGCAATCCAACGGGAAATGTACTCACAGACCTAGAGGTGCGCCAAATTGCCGATTTGGCTGTGCCCTATGGCGTGCCGGTGCTGATTGATGCTGCCTATGGGCCACCCTACCCCAGTTTGAACTTTACCGAACTGGCACCCGTTTTTGGCGGGAACATTGTCCACTGCCTCAGCCTTTCAAAAGCAGGACTGCCGGGGGAACGGGTGGGGATTGCCATTGGCGATCGCGAGATTTTGAGCGTCCTTGAAGCCTTTCAAACCAATGCCTGCATTCATGCCTCACGCTACGGTCAGGCGATCGCCGCTTTAGCCATTGCCAACGGTGCCCTTGCCGAAGTGTCCGTCAATGTCATTCGTCCCTTCTATCAGCGCAAGTTTGCCGTTCTCGAAGAAACCCTACGCAGTGCTTTACCCAACGACATTCCTTGGTTTTTGCATCGCGGTGAAGGGGCGATTTTTGCGTGGCTGTGGCTACGGGATTTACCCATGACGGATTGGGAATTGTATCAACACTTGAAACGGGCAGGGGTGATCGTGGTTCCCGGCAGTTCCTTTTTCCCCGGCTTAACTGAGCCGTGGCGCCACAAACAGGAGTGCTTACGCATTAGTCTCACCGCCAGTGATGAAGAGATTGCCCTTGGCATGCAACGCCTCGCCGCCACCATTACCCAGGTTTACCAAGAATCCCCTAACCATTCCTATTCTGAGATGTGGGCGTAG
- a CDS encoding 16S rRNA (uracil(1498)-N(3))-methyltransferase, whose amino-acid sequence MRSPQRLIVQGSQILDQCVTLTAEQQHYLYHVLRLKTGDELWILDGQGQRWLGEIQGNTVKLLRPDCPETELSTEIILCLALLKAASFEQVLQQATELGVKHIVPIQTARSLLQPGPHKYQRWQRILQEAAEQSERLYVPTLSEPLSVAEMVSLTPKGYIASLSAPQLLWDCLPQMNLSGPIYLAIGPEGGWTASELEQVSVAGWQAFSLSRRTLRAVTAAIASLSVVSHYTERHSVSPQQH is encoded by the coding sequence ATGCGATCGCCCCAACGACTCATTGTTCAAGGTAGCCAAATTCTAGATCAGTGCGTTACCTTGACTGCTGAGCAGCAGCATTATCTATACCATGTGTTGCGCCTCAAAACAGGAGATGAACTCTGGATTCTTGACGGTCAGGGCCAACGGTGGCTTGGAGAAATCCAAGGGAACACCGTCAAGCTATTACGCCCTGATTGCCCTGAGACAGAACTGTCCACTGAGATTATTCTCTGTCTGGCTCTACTCAAGGCAGCGAGCTTTGAGCAGGTGTTGCAACAGGCAACGGAATTGGGGGTCAAGCACATTGTGCCTATTCAAACAGCGCGATCGCTCCTGCAACCGGGTCCCCATAAATACCAGCGCTGGCAACGCATTCTCCAAGAGGCCGCTGAGCAAAGTGAGCGTCTTTATGTGCCTACCCTCAGTGAGCCCCTCTCCGTTGCCGAAATGGTCAGCCTCACCCCCAAGGGCTACATTGCAAGTTTGAGTGCCCCACAACTCCTGTGGGACTGCTTGCCCCAGATGAATCTTTCCGGGCCCATTTATCTAGCGATCGGGCCAGAGGGCGGATGGACCGCCTCGGAACTAGAGCAGGTCTCAGTTGCGGGGTGGCAAGCATTTTCCTTGAGTCGGCGTACCCTGAGAGCCGTCACCGCCGCGATCGCCAGCCTCAGTGTGGTGAGCCATTATACTGAGAGACACAGCGTAAGCCCACAACAGCATTGA